Proteins encoded together in one Anoxybacillus flavithermus window:
- a CDS encoding aminopeptidase gives MLEKQLEKYAQLAVRVGVNIQPGQTLFINAPLPSAPLVREIAKKAYEAGAKHVHVEWSDEEITYIKFKHAPEEALHEYPTWLAKGREEVAEKGGAFLSIYAPNPDLLKDIDPARVAAATKAASLALQHYRSRLMADHNCWSLIAVPTPAWAKKVFPNMNEDEAIAKLWDVIFQVTRVDQDDPIAAWKTHNEKLARIVDYLNNKQYKQLIYDGPGTNLTVELPDGHIWAGGAAKSTDGIVFNPNMPTEEVFTMPHKDGTNGVVRNTKPLNYGGNIIDGFTLTFKDGKVVDFTAEVGYDTLKHLLDTDEGARRLGEIALVPHRSPISQSNLVFYNTLFDENAASHLALGKAYPTNIEGGTNMRTEELLARGANDSLVHEDFMIGSHELNVDGVTKDGVREPIMRNGEWVISI, from the coding sequence ATGTTAGAAAAACAATTGGAAAAATACGCACAATTAGCTGTACGTGTTGGGGTTAACATTCAACCAGGACAAACGTTGTTTATTAACGCACCGTTACCGTCTGCCCCACTTGTGCGCGAAATTGCTAAAAAAGCGTACGAAGCAGGAGCAAAACATGTGCATGTCGAGTGGAGCGATGAAGAGATCACGTACATAAAATTTAAACACGCACCAGAAGAAGCGCTTCATGAATATCCGACATGGCTTGCGAAAGGGCGTGAGGAAGTCGCTGAAAAAGGTGGGGCGTTTTTAAGCATTTATGCACCGAATCCAGACTTATTAAAAGATATTGACCCTGCGCGTGTCGCAGCAGCAACGAAAGCAGCAAGCCTTGCGCTACAACATTATCGCAGTCGCCTAATGGCCGATCATAACTGTTGGTCGTTAATTGCTGTGCCGACGCCAGCATGGGCGAAAAAAGTATTTCCGAATATGAATGAAGACGAAGCGATCGCAAAATTATGGGACGTTATTTTCCAAGTGACACGCGTAGATCAAGACGATCCGATTGCGGCATGGAAAACGCATAACGAAAAATTAGCGCGCATTGTCGATTATTTAAACAATAAGCAATATAAACAGCTCATTTATGACGGGCCAGGAACAAATTTAACGGTGGAGCTTCCAGATGGACATATTTGGGCTGGTGGTGCTGCAAAAAGTACAGACGGCATCGTATTTAACCCAAATATGCCGACAGAAGAAGTGTTTACAATGCCACATAAAGATGGAACGAACGGCGTTGTGCGCAATACAAAACCGCTTAACTACGGTGGAAATATTATTGATGGCTTTACGCTTACATTTAAAGATGGAAAAGTCGTTGATTTTACAGCAGAAGTCGGTTACGATACATTGAAACATTTGCTTGATACAGACGAAGGCGCACGCCGACTAGGAGAAATTGCGCTCGTCCCGCATCGCTCCCCGATTTCTCAATCGAATCTTGTTTTTTATAATACGTTATTTGATGAAAATGCTGCCTCGCATTTAGCGCTTGGCAAAGCATATCCAACAAATATTGAAGGCGGAACGAATATGCGCACAGAGGAGTTGCTTGCACGTGGCGCGAACGATAGTTTAGTGCATGAAGATTTTATGATCGGTTCGCATGAATTAAACGTCGATGGGGTTACAAAAGACGGTGTGCGCGAACCGATTATGCGAAACGGTGAATGGGTCATTTCGATTTAA
- a CDS encoding DDE-type integrase/transposase/recombinase: protein MLPQLLIKCLQIIKTQYQIIIYLLGVLFGKSLTDWDDEEPVNQSYQKLQVDELPVIETLPRLDYRHLLVEYEQQHGKPLKPIKRHANTKTTVPDALTCPQCQAPSNYVYANNGGKGQYQCKVCRCRFNHRSRFAKQVIFRCPHCLKALEKIKERNDYYIHKCKNDDCSFYQANLRQMTPQEKEQFQHAPYAFKVRYIFREFLFDFQPLAPSSPIQSKVDLSRLSVSSHTLGLILTYHVNYGLSARKTARIMKDIHGLSISHQTVINYANSVALIVKPFIDHFPYELSGSFCGDETYIRVKGCWHYLFFMFDAVKKVVLSYRVSPHRDTLSAIRAIDDVLKKLPSIPEDLSFVVDGNPIYLLAQHFFAQQGISFDVRQVIGLTNEDPVSEEYRPLKQIIERFNRTFKGNYRPTHGFGAEEGSVSFVTLFVAYFNFLRPHSALEKRVPVVIPALESLPHMPARWARLIVMAQEMLTQQAAS, encoded by the coding sequence TTGTTACCTCAATTATTAATCAAATGTCTTCAAATAATCAAGACCCAATATCAAATCATTATTTATTTACTAGGTGTACTTTTTGGAAAGTCCCTCACAGACTGGGATGACGAAGAACCGGTGAATCAATCGTATCAGAAACTCCAAGTCGATGAACTGCCTGTCATCGAAACGCTTCCGCGTTTAGACTATCGTCATCTTCTTGTCGAATACGAACAACAACACGGAAAACCGTTGAAGCCGATCAAGAGGCACGCGAACACGAAAACCACGGTGCCTGATGCATTGACGTGTCCACAGTGCCAAGCGCCATCTAATTATGTGTACGCCAACAACGGGGGTAAAGGGCAGTATCAATGCAAAGTGTGTCGTTGCCGTTTCAACCATCGTAGCCGTTTTGCCAAACAAGTGATTTTTCGGTGCCCACATTGTTTAAAGGCACTCGAGAAAATCAAAGAGCGCAACGATTATTACATCCACAAATGTAAGAATGATGATTGCTCGTTTTACCAAGCAAACTTGCGACAGATGACACCTCAGGAAAAAGAACAGTTTCAACATGCGCCGTATGCCTTTAAAGTTCGATACATTTTCCGTGAGTTTCTCTTTGATTTTCAGCCGTTGGCACCGTCGTCACCGATACAGTCGAAGGTGGATTTGTCGCGTCTTTCCGTGTCTTCGCATACACTCGGACTCATCTTGACGTATCACGTCAACTATGGGCTCTCCGCGCGGAAAACAGCGAGGATCATGAAAGACATTCATGGGTTGTCGATTTCTCATCAGACCGTCATCAACTATGCCAACAGTGTTGCGCTGATCGTCAAACCTTTCATCGATCACTTTCCTTACGAACTGTCTGGTTCTTTTTGCGGCGACGAGACGTATATCCGCGTCAAAGGGTGCTGGCATTACTTGTTTTTTATGTTTGATGCCGTGAAAAAGGTCGTGCTGTCTTACCGGGTCTCTCCACATCGGGATACACTCTCTGCCATCCGTGCGATCGATGATGTTCTCAAGAAACTGCCGTCCATTCCTGAAGATTTGTCTTTTGTCGTCGATGGCAACCCGATCTACTTGTTGGCGCAGCACTTTTTCGCCCAACAAGGGATTTCTTTCGATGTCCGTCAAGTCATCGGGCTGACAAACGAGGATCCTGTGTCCGAGGAATATCGACCACTTAAACAGATCATTGAACGATTCAACCGAACGTTTAAAGGCAACTACCGACCGACTCATGGGTTTGGCGCAGAAGAAGGCTCGGTTTCCTTTGTCACACTCTTTGTGGCGTATTTCAACTTCTTGCGTCCGCATAGCGCGTTAGAAAAACGGGTACCGGTCGTCATCCCAGCATTAGAGAGCCTTCCGCATATGCCGGCACGTTGGGCAAGGCTCATTGTCATGGCTCAAGAGATGTTGACCCAACAAGCTGCATCCTAA
- a CDS encoding HIT family protein, with protein sequence MNCLGCNLANKVEAVNVVFEDDYVCCILDHNPYNEGHVLILPKKHIRYFDELDENTANSVIKASRIISKAIKKLFNPDGITVCQNGGAFDELTHFHMHIVPRYEGQNFADFFTEDGETNIEEENNLEETKRKIINTIKVLD encoded by the coding sequence ATGAACTGTTTGGGTTGTAATTTAGCAAATAAAGTAGAGGCTGTTAATGTGGTATTCGAAGACGATTATGTATGTTGCATCTTAGACCACAATCCATACAACGAAGGACACGTTCTGATATTGCCTAAAAAACATATTCGTTACTTTGATGAACTTGACGAAAATACTGCAAACTCAGTAATTAAGGCATCAAGAATTATCTCCAAAGCTATAAAAAAGTTGTTTAATCCAGATGGAATTACCGTGTGTCAAAACGGTGGGGCTTTCGATGAATTAACACATTTTCATATGCACATTGTTCCAAGATATGAAGGACAGAACTTTGCAGATTTCTTTACGGAAGATGGAGAAACCAACATTGAAGAAGAAAATAATTTAGAAGAGACAAAAAGAAAAATCATAAACACAATAAAGGTATTGGATTAA
- a CDS encoding ABC transporter ATP-binding protein: MPRLYTEQLSVGYGERVIVNRLTVHIPDEKITTIIGPNGCGKSTLLKAMTRIIRHQEGAVILDGKQISQEHTKLLAQKMAILPQTPESPGGLTVGELVSYGRFPYQKGFGRLTKRDYEVIDWALEVTGTIAFKHRPVDSLSGGQRQRVWIAMALAQGTDIIFLDEPTTYLDMAHQLEVLELLQRLNREQKRTIIMVLHDLNQAARFADYMIAMKDGKIVQAGTCEQVMTRDVLRKVFHIDAEIGRDPRTNKPMCITYHLIKGDAEHVEEANDVHSSFVRPHLECVR; encoded by the coding sequence ATGCCGCGATTGTATACAGAACAGCTTTCTGTTGGATATGGTGAGCGTGTCATTGTCAACCGACTAACTGTACATATTCCAGATGAAAAAATAACGACGATTATCGGACCAAACGGTTGCGGGAAATCGACGTTGTTAAAAGCGATGACACGCATTATTCGTCATCAAGAAGGAGCGGTCATTTTAGATGGAAAACAAATTTCGCAAGAGCATACGAAATTGTTAGCACAAAAAATGGCGATTTTGCCGCAAACGCCAGAAAGTCCGGGGGGATTGACGGTTGGTGAGCTCGTTTCTTACGGACGGTTCCCATACCAAAAAGGATTCGGTCGGCTAACGAAGCGCGACTATGAAGTCATCGATTGGGCGCTTGAAGTGACCGGAACGATCGCATTTAAACACCGTCCAGTTGATTCGCTATCAGGTGGTCAAAGACAACGCGTCTGGATTGCGATGGCGCTTGCGCAAGGGACCGATATCATTTTTTTAGATGAACCGACAACATATTTAGATATGGCGCATCAATTAGAAGTGCTCGAATTGTTGCAACGTTTAAACCGCGAACAAAAGCGCACGATCATTATGGTGTTGCATGATTTAAATCAAGCAGCACGCTTTGCAGATTATATGATTGCGATGAAAGACGGAAAAATTGTTCAAGCAGGAACGTGCGAACAAGTGATGACGCGCGACGTATTACGAAAAGTGTTTCATATCGACGCAGAAATTGGCCGTGACCCTCGAACAAACAAACCGATGTGTATCACATATCATTTAATAAAAGGAGATGCAGAACATGTTGAAGAAGCGAATGATGTCCATTCTTCTTTTGTTCGTCCTCATCTTGAGTGCGTGCGGTAA
- a CDS encoding IS701 family transposase: MNRLAHHQGIHKFLTMLGLALYFSKPVMKHLVHIVDAMITKGFSGTLTDLHHGSFHPNHRTTLSHFFTKSPWEEETLLRKLQQWVLHRVERSSKRENQPIFVSIDDTICQKTKPSSRATHAIQGCDWHYSHAEKKSIWGHSLVWLMVHTMTQAFPFAFRLYDKTVGKSKGELAIEMLSSLDVSRPVYVLMDSWYPSKTLVGACLKKGFHVIAMLKTNRILYPKGTAIQAKEFAKSMEPRDTRLVTVGKERYRVYRYEGALNGLKDAVVLLAWKADQPMTPKHLHCVLSTDRELSDEEILRYYAARWSIECFFRQAKDQLKLDGYRVRGRRAVKRYWILVQLAYVYSMFESNSDFSDGLDLLRKRKGHSLVEFIYRAAKQNIPIDTVKKQLHVA; this comes from the coding sequence ATGAATAGATTAGCACATCACCAAGGAATCCACAAGTTTTTGACGATGTTGGGGTTGGCCCTTTATTTCTCGAAACCTGTCATGAAGCATCTCGTTCATATCGTGGATGCGATGATTACAAAGGGCTTTTCGGGAACGCTGACCGATCTACATCATGGGAGTTTTCATCCGAACCATCGCACGACACTGAGCCATTTTTTCACGAAAAGCCCATGGGAGGAAGAGACGCTGCTTCGCAAACTCCAACAGTGGGTGCTTCATCGTGTCGAACGCAGCTCGAAACGAGAGAATCAACCCATTTTTGTTTCGATCGATGATACGATTTGCCAAAAAACGAAGCCCTCGTCACGGGCAACACACGCCATTCAAGGGTGTGATTGGCACTATTCTCACGCAGAGAAAAAGTCGATCTGGGGACATTCTCTCGTTTGGCTCATGGTTCATACGATGACCCAAGCGTTTCCTTTTGCCTTTCGCCTCTACGACAAGACGGTGGGGAAAAGCAAAGGGGAACTCGCGATCGAGATGCTTTCTTCGTTGGATGTGAGTCGACCCGTTTATGTGCTCATGGACTCTTGGTATCCATCGAAAACCCTCGTGGGAGCCTGCTTAAAAAAAGGGTTCCACGTCATCGCGATGCTGAAGACGAATCGGATTCTCTATCCAAAAGGGACGGCCATTCAAGCAAAAGAATTTGCCAAATCTATGGAGCCACGGGATACCCGCCTCGTCACGGTGGGAAAAGAGCGTTATCGGGTGTATCGCTACGAAGGCGCTCTGAACGGTCTCAAGGATGCCGTGGTGCTGCTCGCATGGAAAGCCGATCAGCCGATGACGCCGAAACATCTTCATTGCGTCTTGAGCACCGATCGCGAGCTAAGCGATGAAGAGATCTTGCGCTACTATGCTGCACGTTGGTCGATCGAATGTTTTTTCCGTCAAGCGAAAGACCAGCTGAAACTCGATGGATACCGCGTTCGCGGGCGTCGGGCGGTGAAACGGTATTGGATCTTGGTGCAACTTGCGTATGTGTACAGCATGTTCGAGTCTAACAGTGATTTTTCGGATGGGCTCGATCTCCTGCGCAAGAGAAAAGGACATAGCCTCGTGGAGTTCATTTATCGTGCAGCAAAACAAAATATTCCCATTGATACCGTGAAAAAACAGCTCCACGTGGCATAA
- a CDS encoding FecCD family ABC transporter permease gives MRMLKKFVLAFTLLITTFVCAIVIGAADTTIKDVWLAITAPETNEIATMIHEVRLPREVAAVVVGAALAVAGAIMQGMTRNPLADPGLIGLTAGANAALAATFAFFPAANYIQTVFACFVGAAFGGLLVFGIGAKQFSPFRIVLAGAAISTFLYAVSEALGLIYKVSKDVSMWTAGGMMGTTWHELKIVTPFICFAMLIAFWQSRQLTILSMSEGVAVGLGQQLTRVKMILFFIVIVLAGASVALVGNLAFVGLMIPHLVRSFVGTDYRFILPMSAIGGATFMLFADTVARMIHAPYETPVVAVVAVMGLPFFLFIVRKGEKGL, from the coding sequence ATGCGTATGCTGAAAAAATTTGTACTTGCTTTCACTTTATTGATTACGACATTCGTTTGTGCCATTGTGATCGGAGCGGCGGATACGACAATAAAAGACGTCTGGCTAGCGATCACAGCGCCAGAAACGAACGAAATAGCGACGATGATTCATGAAGTGCGCCTGCCGCGTGAAGTAGCCGCAGTTGTTGTCGGTGCAGCGTTAGCCGTTGCTGGAGCCATTATGCAAGGGATGACGCGCAACCCACTCGCCGACCCAGGACTCATCGGGCTGACAGCAGGGGCAAATGCCGCTTTAGCAGCAACGTTTGCGTTTTTCCCGGCTGCAAACTATATTCAAACTGTATTTGCTTGCTTTGTTGGGGCAGCGTTCGGAGGTTTGCTCGTATTCGGCATTGGCGCCAAACAATTTTCACCGTTTCGGATTGTACTAGCCGGCGCTGCCATTTCTACTTTTTTATACGCCGTTTCAGAAGCATTAGGTCTCATATATAAAGTATCGAAAGATGTATCGATGTGGACAGCTGGCGGTATGATGGGAACGACATGGCACGAATTAAAAATCGTTACCCCTTTTATTTGTTTTGCTATGCTTATCGCTTTTTGGCAAAGTCGACAATTAACGATTTTAAGCATGAGTGAAGGAGTAGCTGTCGGACTTGGTCAACAACTGACGCGTGTGAAAATGATTCTTTTTTTCATCGTTATTGTACTAGCTGGTGCGTCCGTTGCGCTCGTTGGCAATTTAGCATTTGTCGGTTTAATGATTCCACATCTTGTCCGTTCGTTTGTTGGAACGGATTATCGATTTATTTTGCCAATGAGTGCGATCGGCGGTGCGACATTTATGTTATTTGCCGATACAGTCGCACGAATGATTCACGCACCATATGAAACACCCGTCGTCGCGGTTGTGGCTGTCATGGGGCTTCCATTTTTTCTTTTCATCGTGCGTAAGGGGGAAAAAGGATTATGA
- a CDS encoding FecCD family ABC transporter permease encodes MIAPLRKKQRIILLVLFIFICFITIISMGTGYSSLSFDRLIPVLLGDGTFKEQFILFSIRLPRIVITLLAGVALALSGAILQVVMRNDLADPGVIGINAGAGVGVALFFLFVPIQAQSFAYLIPLVAFCSALLTAILIYTLSYNKQIGLQPIRLVLIGIGFATAFSGLMIVLISGADRTRVDFIAKWLAGGIWGLDWAFVLALLPWLIILVPFVLYKAHRLNALQLNDPVAIGIGVSLDRERLVLLLTAVALAASAVSVTGGIAFVGLMAPHIARALVGPRNELSLPVTMLMGGALLLLADTIGRNLIEPDGLPAGVIVSIIGAPYFVYLLWKKK; translated from the coding sequence ATGATTGCACCGCTACGAAAAAAACAGCGTATCATTTTGCTCGTTCTTTTCATATTCATCTGCTTCATAACGATCATCAGCATGGGAACAGGCTATTCTTCTTTATCTTTCGACCGTCTCATTCCGGTGCTTTTAGGTGACGGGACGTTTAAAGAGCAATTCATTTTGTTTTCGATTCGTTTGCCACGCATCGTTATTACGTTGCTTGCAGGTGTGGCATTAGCATTGTCTGGTGCCATTTTACAAGTTGTGATGCGCAATGACTTAGCCGATCCAGGTGTTATCGGTATAAATGCGGGCGCAGGTGTTGGTGTCGCCTTGTTCTTTTTATTTGTTCCGATTCAAGCACAATCATTTGCTTACCTTATTCCGCTCGTCGCTTTTTGCAGCGCGCTACTTACAGCGATTCTCATCTATACGTTGTCGTACAATAAACAAATAGGACTTCAACCGATTCGGCTCGTGTTAATTGGAATCGGTTTTGCTACGGCGTTTTCGGGATTGATGATCGTTCTTATTTCAGGAGCCGATCGTACGAGAGTCGATTTTATTGCAAAATGGTTAGCCGGAGGTATTTGGGGGCTCGATTGGGCGTTCGTTCTCGCATTGTTGCCGTGGCTCATCATTCTCGTTCCGTTCGTTTTATATAAAGCTCATCGCTTGAATGCTTTGCAATTGAATGATCCTGTGGCCATTGGCATCGGCGTATCGCTCGATCGTGAACGACTCGTTTTACTATTGACGGCGGTGGCGCTTGCCGCATCGGCCGTTTCCGTCACCGGCGGTATCGCATTTGTCGGTTTAATGGCCCCACATATTGCTCGGGCGCTTGTTGGTCCTCGAAACGAGTTAAGTTTACCTGTGACGATGCTGATGGGTGGTGCGTTATTGTTGCTTGCTGATACGATTGGGCGCAATTTAATTGAACCAGATGGCCTCCCTGCTGGTGTCATCGTGTCGATCATCGGTGCTCCTTATTTTGTTTATTTATTATGGAAAAAGAAATAA
- the bioF gene encoding 8-amino-7-oxononanoate synthase, with product MLWEELQIHIEQLAEKAQKRTLIQAESDGCFIHIDGRHLFNFSSNNYLGFAHDERLIHASMEATRRYGVGATASRLVVGNHPLYEQAEDALVRWKGCEAALIVNSGYTANVSILSSLAGRDAVIFSDKWNHASIVDGAILSRAEVKRYRHADVDHLETLLKKAERHKRKIIVTDTIFSMDGDVAPLRELVALKETYGAMLVVDEAHASGIYGEKGQGMAHEHEIAEQIDVHMGTFSKALGAYGAYVAGKRVVIDYFINTMRPFIFTTALPPSVLGTICTAIEIVQQERSLRHHLHALSDYFRTHLQQAGFDIGQSTTHIVPIIVGDNERALAFSVRLRERGIVAVAIRPPTVPDGTARLRFSLMATMTKEQLDWALAEITAVGKEMGLIV from the coding sequence ATGTTGTGGGAGGAATTGCAAATACATATCGAACAACTTGCGGAAAAAGCGCAAAAACGAACGTTGATTCAGGCAGAAAGCGACGGATGTTTTATACATATCGATGGCCGTCACTTATTTAATTTTTCATCGAATAACTATTTAGGTTTTGCACATGACGAACGGCTTATTCACGCTAGCATGGAAGCCACAAGACGATACGGTGTAGGAGCAACGGCTTCACGCCTTGTTGTTGGCAACCATCCGCTATATGAACAAGCAGAAGATGCGCTCGTTCGTTGGAAAGGGTGTGAAGCTGCACTCATCGTCAATAGCGGATACACAGCAAACGTCAGCATTCTTTCTTCCCTAGCAGGACGGGATGCGGTCATTTTTAGCGATAAATGGAACCATGCCAGCATTGTAGATGGTGCGATTTTAAGCCGAGCGGAAGTGAAACGCTATCGCCATGCGGACGTGGATCATTTAGAAACGCTATTAAAAAAAGCCGAAAGACATAAACGAAAAATTATTGTGACGGACACGATTTTCAGCATGGACGGGGACGTTGCCCCGCTACGCGAACTCGTCGCGTTAAAAGAAACATACGGTGCGATGCTTGTCGTTGATGAAGCACATGCGAGCGGTATATATGGAGAAAAAGGGCAAGGAATGGCTCACGAACACGAGATTGCTGAACAGATTGACGTACATATGGGAACGTTCAGTAAAGCGCTCGGTGCATACGGGGCATATGTGGCGGGAAAGCGAGTCGTTATTGATTATTTCATTAATACGATGCGTCCATTTATTTTCACAACCGCATTACCTCCAAGCGTGCTCGGCACCATTTGTACAGCTATTGAGATCGTACAACAAGAACGATCATTGCGCCATCATTTACATGCGTTAAGTGATTATTTTCGCACGCATCTGCAACAGGCGGGATTCGATATTGGTCAAAGCACGACGCATATTGTGCCAATTATCGTTGGCGATAACGAACGAGCGCTTGCTTTTAGCGTCCGCTTGCGTGAACGTGGCATTGTTGCGGTTGCGATTCGTCCACCAACGGTACCAGACGGCACGGCGCGCCTTCGTTTCTCACTTATGGCGACGATGACAAAAGAGCAACTCGATTGGGCGCTTGCTGAAATTACCGCAGTCGGAAAAGAAATGGGGCTGATCGTATGA
- a CDS encoding alpha/beta fold hydrolase, whose translation MNILLLPGWGMKGEVFTPLIQALQPSHVTVVAWEHMHDVNHFLAKAKDALTVPSIVIGWSLGSLVALQLAMHEHVQALVCIGGTSRFTMTDDYPIGWHARVVERMKTQLMRQPEKTIQSFIDMLWGEEEAQPFRYMHHHIPDLLLGLDYLLTTDVRDQLQQIDVPLLLIHGERDRICPPQAAQYVYERTNHCTFMLMPNVGHAPHVTQPSMCAHYIQTWLGGEKND comes from the coding sequence ATGAACATATTGTTATTGCCGGGATGGGGAATGAAAGGAGAAGTGTTTACCCCGCTTATTCAAGCTCTTCAGCCAAGCCATGTTACCGTCGTCGCATGGGAGCATATGCATGATGTTAATCATTTTTTAGCGAAAGCAAAAGACGCTTTAACCGTCCCGTCGATTGTGATCGGTTGGTCGCTTGGCTCGCTCGTTGCTTTACAGCTCGCTATGCATGAACATGTGCAAGCGCTCGTATGCATCGGAGGGACGAGCCGGTTTACGATGACAGACGATTATCCGATCGGCTGGCATGCACGCGTTGTGGAACGAATGAAGACACAATTAATGCGCCAACCGGAAAAAACAATACAATCATTTATTGATATGTTATGGGGCGAGGAAGAAGCGCAACCGTTCCGTTATATGCATCATCATATCCCAGACTTGTTGCTAGGATTAGATTACTTATTAACGACAGACGTACGGGATCAGTTACAACAAATCGATGTACCACTCCTACTCATTCATGGAGAGCGTGATCGCATTTGTCCACCGCAAGCCGCTCAATATGTATATGAACGAACCAATCATTGTACGTTCATGCTTATGCCAAATGTCGGGCACGCCCCGCACGTCACACAGCCAAGCATGTGTGCCCATTACATTCAAACGTGGTTAGGCGGTGAAAAAAATGATTGA
- the bioC gene encoding malonyl-ACP O-methyltransferase BioC — protein sequence MIDKQLMQKRFSERATTYDQFANVQKKMAHELIKRIDHPPKTILEIGCGTGYLTKLLHDAYPQAKLTAVDIAPGMIEKAKQRLNDAPITWLCADIEEAELHETYDLIISNATFQWLMTPKQTIAKLAKQRNERGQLLFSTFGDRTFHELHTSFAYALAIQQIDEPLRIGPSFPTFSEWLAMHIRARGHEQFEVEYFPSVRDFFLSLRHIGATNSTSGRYCQRPSVFKTMMHEYEQRFSEQGLIRATYHCIFIDIT from the coding sequence ATGATTGATAAACAATTGATGCAAAAACGATTTAGCGAACGAGCAACGACATACGATCAGTTTGCGAACGTCCAAAAAAAGATGGCCCATGAATTAATAAAACGCATCGATCATCCACCTAAAACGATTTTAGAAATTGGCTGTGGTACGGGATATTTAACGAAACTGTTACATGACGCTTATCCGCAGGCAAAACTTACAGCAGTTGATATCGCTCCAGGCATGATTGAAAAAGCGAAACAAAGGCTAAATGATGCACCAATTACATGGCTATGCGCAGACATTGAAGAAGCTGAGTTACATGAAACGTACGATCTCATTATTTCTAACGCGACGTTTCAATGGCTTATGACTCCAAAACAAACGATCGCCAAACTCGCCAAACAACGAAACGAAAGAGGACAACTTCTTTTTTCAACATTTGGCGACCGAACGTTTCACGAGTTGCACACCTCATTTGCGTATGCGCTCGCCATTCAACAAATTGACGAGCCGCTTCGCATCGGCCCATCGTTTCCGACGTTTTCCGAGTGGCTCGCTATGCATATTCGAGCGCGTGGACACGAACAGTTTGAAGTTGAATATTTTCCATCTGTACGTGACTTCTTCTTATCACTTCGTCACATCGGTGCAACAAATAGCACGTCGGGTCGCTATTGCCAACGACCATCTGTATTCAAAACAATGATGCATGAATATGAACAACGTTTTTCGGAACAAGGCCTGATTCGCGCAACATATCATTGCATTTTTATTGACATCACTTAG
- the speD gene encoding adenosylmethionine decarboxylase: MKLHGFNNLTKSLSFNMYDICYTTSASEREAYIAYIDEVYNAERLTNILKNVADMIGAHILNIAKQDYVPQGASVTMLISEGPIEVPKEQPPVPQAVVCALDKSHITVHTYPEYHPNDGISTFRADIDVATCGEISPLKALDYLIRSFETDIMIIDYRVRGFTRDISGKKLFIDHDITSIQNYIPNDICKQYDMIDVNVYQEHIFHTKCKLREFDLDSYLFELSKDELTKEEVDTITHKLRIEMDEIFYGKNMTPPK; the protein is encoded by the coding sequence ATGAAACTGCACGGATTTAACAACTTAACGAAATCGCTTAGCTTTAATATGTACGATATTTGTTACACGACAAGCGCAAGCGAACGGGAAGCGTATATTGCATACATTGACGAAGTGTATAATGCGGAACGGTTGACGAATATTTTAAAAAACGTGGCGGATATGATTGGAGCGCACATTTTGAATATCGCCAAGCAAGATTATGTTCCTCAAGGGGCTAGCGTCACAATGCTTATATCAGAAGGACCGATTGAAGTGCCAAAAGAACAACCGCCTGTGCCACAAGCGGTCGTTTGTGCGCTCGATAAAAGCCATATTACCGTGCATACATATCCAGAATATCATCCGAACGACGGAATTAGCACGTTTCGGGCTGATATTGATGTTGCCACGTGTGGAGAAATTTCACCGTTAAAGGCGCTTGATTATTTAATTCGCTCATTTGAAACCGATATTATGATTATCGACTATCGTGTGCGCGGATTTACACGCGATATTTCTGGGAAAAAGTTATTTATTGATCACGATATTACATCGATTCAAAACTACATTCCTAACGACATTTGCAAACAATACGATATGATTGACGTGAACGTGTATCAAGAACATATTTTCCATACGAAGTGCAAATTGCGTGAGTTTGATTTAGATAGCTATTTGTTTGAGCTGTCAAAAGATGAACTGACAAAAGAAGAAGTAGATACGATTACACATAAATTGCGCATCGAAATGGATGAAATTTTTTACGGAAAAAATATGACACCACCTAAGTGA